TCCTCAATATCCTGCAAAGAAAGCTTGTTTTTCACACCCCCGGAACCGTTCGTCTCTACCTTGATGGCAATCCCCAGCTCTGCTGCTTTTTTCTTCAGCGCATCGGCGGCCATGTAGGTATGGGCGATCCCGGTCGGGCAAGCGGTTACCGCAACTACTTTTATCGGCTGTTTCTTTGAGGTCTCTTGTCTTTCCTGTTGCTCTTCTAGCTCCTTGCTCTCTACAACGCTTTCATTTTCGCCCTGGATTTCTTTTTCTTTGCGCGTGATAATCTCGAGAACCTGTTCCTTGGTTTCTGCGCGCGTCAGCTCCTGACGAAATGCTTCATCCATGAGCATCTGAGAAAGCAATGCCAATGTTTCGAGATGGGCCTGGTTGGCGTTCTCAGTAGCCGCAATCATGAAGAAAAGATGTGCTTTTTGGTTATCCAACGAGTCAAAATCAACACCCTCTTTGGAAAAACCGTACGCAATGCTAGGAGTTTTGACCGCTGCTGTCTTGGCATGCGGGATGGCGATTCCTTCTCCAATTCCGGTGGAGCCTTGTGCCTCGCGGGCGAGAATGGCCTGCTTCATTTCTTCCTTGCTGTTGAGCCGTCCAGCTTCGTCCAATTTTTCAATCAACTCATCTAAGACCGCTTCCTTGGAGGAAGCAGACAGAGGGAAAAGAATCGTTTCAGCTTTTAGCAAATCGACAATGCGAATCTCGTTATTCATCGTTGAACCCCCTTTATCAAATGGCGGTTATTGTGATTTCCGGAAGAAATGCTTTTATCTTTTCATGTGTACAGAAGTCTTCCGACAGGGCAGTCGTGCTCCCCGCGGCGACGGCAAAACGAAACGACGCTTCCGTATCCATTCCCTGCCTATAGCCATAAAGGAATCCGGCAACCATCGAGTCTCCGGCACCGATCGAATTGACTGGTTTGCGCTGCGGAATCTGGGCGACATAGGCCGCTTGCCGATTGACAAATACAGCACCCTGACCAGCCATCGAAACGATGACGTTCTGTGCGCCCATTTGCAACGACTTACGCGCCATGTCGATCGCCTCTGCTGGTGTGGCAATCGTCACCCCAAACAGTTCCCCCAACTCATGATGATTGGGCTTGATGAGAAACGGCTCTTCCGACAAACCGGTTTCAAGCGCTTTCCCCTTTGCATCGAGGAAGATACGTACGCCCTTGCCACGCAGCCGCTTCATGATCGTCTGGTACATATCAGACGGCAAGCTTTTCGGCACGCTTCCCGCGAGTACCAGATAATCGCCGCTCTGCAAGCTGTCGATCTGTTGCATCAGCCTTTGGAGCGCTTCTTCCGGGATGTCCGGTGAGACACCGCTGATATCCGTTTCGGTCTGCGCCTTTATTTTTAAATTGATTCTGGAATCCTGTCCGATTTGAATCAAGTCATGAGAGATGTCGGCTTGCTCGATCTGCTGTTGAATAAACGCTCCCGTAAACCCACCGACAAACCCCAGCGCCGTGCTGTTTTCCCCGAGTACGCGGAGAACCTTTGATACATTTATGCCTTTTCCGCCAGCGACCTTCCACTCTTTTTGGGCCTGATGAATAGTTCCTTGCGACAGAGCAGTAATCCACAAGTGGTAGTCAATCGATGGGTTCAGGGTTACTGTGTAAATCATGCTTTCACCACTTTAAGAGTTGATAATCTGCCGTAAACTTGTTGTTCCTCTTCGCTCAATCCGTCATCCGTGATTACCGTGATGCCTTGCAGGTCTCCCACTTTGGCAAAGGTGACCCTGGAAAACTTGTCAGAGTCGGTCAAGACAAATCGCTCGTCAGAAAACTGCAAGGCCAGCTGCTTGACGTATGCCTCATCCGGGTCAGGTGTGGTCAGACCGTGATGCTGGTCAATGCCGTTGGTCCCGAGAAAGCATTTGTCGAATCGGTATTGACTGAGCGCAGTGATCGCATCACGCCCCACCATCGACAGTGTAGCCGCTTTCAATTCTCCGCCCAGCAGGATCGTCCTGATATTTCGCTTGATAAGCTGAAGGGCAATGTCCACCCCGTTGGTAACGACCATGATATTTTCGTAAGGTAAATAGGGCAGCATCTGATACGTCGTAGTTCCCGCATCGATGAAAATAGAGTCGTGTGGTTTTATCAAACTGGCGGCATATTTGGCGATCGCCAGTTTCTCCCGCTCATGTTTGACCGATTTTTCCAGAATCGTCGGCTCTTCGATTTTGCTCTGTAGCACAGACGCCCCTCCGTGCACGCGTTTAAGCAAGCGCTGTTCTTCCAATTCGCTTAAATCTCGCCGGATCGTCGATTCCGATGCCCCAGTCGCTTCCACAAGCTCATGAATGCGCACAATATCTTTTTCTTCCACTAAAGCTACTATCAGTTGATGACGTTCAGGGGTTAGCATCGTATCCTCCCTTCTCCTAGTTGCACCAGGATTGATTTTGATTATACATTCAAATTCAATCAAAAACAATCATTAATAGTCATAATCAGTCAGTGATCGTTCACTCCTTCGGATAACAGACAAAGCTACCTCAAATCATCGGAGTGGCTTCCATATGAATCTATCCTAAACTTAGCTTGCCGAATGAACGCGACCGCGACTTACTCTGCTTTCATTTTTTCAAGGACAAGCGCTATCGATTTCTCCTTGATGTGGGGGAAATCACTGATGATCCAGTGAGGAACGACATATACATGATTGTTTTTGACTGCTTTTAACTGCTGCCATAAAGTGCTGTTAGTTAACTCTTGGAATCTCTTATCGGATTCTTCGTCTGGACCCTTGGCTGGATTTCCAACCTGAATGAAAATATGATCTGGATTCAGCTCCGGCAATTTTTCCATAGAAATAACTTCAAACTTTTTCATAGCTTCCATTGAGGGAGCGGCTTCAATCCCAAATCGCGGGCAATCGTCGCGGCAAACAGTTGATTCGGTCCGTGAACCCGATATTCTTTTGCCATGGCATAGGGCTTGATGCCAAGAGCGTAAAGAGAGTCAGCCGGCCGATAATCAAGCACTGCAATTTTCTTCGGCTCCCCTTTTATGGTGGTTTTTCCGGAATAGTGTTCAATGACCCGCTGTGCGGATGATTGATTGTTACGTGCAGTAGACATTTGTTCCTGGCTAGCACCGCAGCCGATGAGGAACAAGCAGCTTACCAGAATGAAAAAAAGAACCTCCAATCCAAAAACGGATCGAAGGTTCACTGTAAGATTGCCATTAACTAATTAACTATAAGCCAGTTCCTTCTCGCTTAGACCCAGCGCCTCGTCAGTCGAACGTTGAATCTCGTGGAGAAGCTCTTGGTTTTGCATGAGTGACACGCCATAAGAAGGAATCATTTCTTTGATTTTCGGTTCCCACTCTGCCATACGTTGTGGGAAGCATTTTTCTAATACCTCAAGCATAACCTGAACAGCTGTAGAAGCACCTGGAGATGCGCCGAGCAATGCAGCTACGGAGCCATCAGCGGCACTAACTACTTCTGTACCAAATTGAAGGGTACCTTTTCCTGCTGGTGTATCCTTGATAACCTGCACGCGTTGGCCCGCTACCACGATACCCCAATCCTCGCTTTTCGCATTCGGAATGAACTCCCGTAGTTCTTCCATGCGTTTTTCATGCGATAGCATAACTTGCTCGATCAGGTATTTGGTCAATGCCATTTCTTTTACGCCTGCCGCCAACATCGTGATGACGTTGTTCGGTTTTACAGAAGTGATCAAATCCAAATTGGAACCTGTTTTTAAGAACTTTGGCGAGAATCCCGCAAAAGGTCCAAACAGCAAGGATTTTTTGTTGTCGATGTATCTGGTATCCAGATGCGGTACCGACATTGGAGGAGCGCCGACCTTTGCTTTACCGTACACTTTTGCATGGTGCTGCTCTACCACTTCCTGATTTTTACAAACCATGAACAATCCACTTACCGGGAAACCGCCGATATGTTTGGACTCTGGAATACCAGTTTTTTGGAGCAGATGCAAGCTACCGCCGCCACCGCCGATAAAGACGAATTTGGCAATATGCTCTTCGATGTTGCCGGTGCCCATATTGTACACTTTTAATTTCCACATGCCGTCGCTCGTACGTTTGATATCCTCAACAGCATGTTTGTAGTTAATCGCGACGTCTTTCGTCTTCAGATAATCAAACAACATACGTGTCAAAGCACCAAAATTGACATCCGTACCAGAGTCTATTTTGGTTGCAGCTATTGGTTCATTCGTTGCGCGGCCTTCCATGATGAGCGGAATCCATTCCTTCAGTTTTTCAGGGTCATCGGAGTACTCCATCCCTTGAAAGAGAGGATTGTTTGCCAGCGCTTCAAAACGCTTTTTCAAAAAGCTTACATTCTTTTCACCTTGCACCATACTCATATGAGGTATTGGCATAATAAAGTCTTGCGGATTTTGGATGAGATTGTTTTTTACAAGGTAAGCCCAGAATTGTCTGGACAGCTGAAAATGTTCATTGATTTTAATCGCTTTGCTAATATCTATAGACCCGTCAGCTTTCTCGGATGTATAGTTCAGCTCACAGAGTGCCGCGTGGCCAGTACCCGCATTATTCCATTCGTTCGAGCTTTCCTCGCCTGCTTTTGCGAGTTTCTCAAAAACTTTGATTTCCAACTCCGGTGCCAATTCTTTTAGTAATGCTCCCAGAGTTGCGCTCATGACACCTGCACCAATCAAAATAACGTCTGTTTTTTGCTGTATGGAGCTCATATTACCCTTCCTTATCTACTGTTTTTGTAAAAAAGAAGTAGTAGCTCCTTGCCCCGTTGCAAGACGCTACGAAAACATCTTACCTTTCACAACTATAACTATATCATAGAAATTATTTATTGATTCAATTATCTATTATAATTAGAGGATTAATAACTATTTAATGTTGGTAAAACAGGGAGGATTCCGCAAACGGTACCTGAGGAACCCATAAAAACCATTGTCTTATCTCAATTTCTTGCAGGGATGAAGGATTTGGTTTGTTATTACCAGTGAGGAGATTAGCATATAAATTCCGCTATGACCATGGTATATACTGGAAATATCTCATATCTAAGGAGAGATGGAGATGAACTCTTTGACCCACCTGACAAACAACATTCCGTGGCAACGTTTGACGACAGCCTATGGCAGAGGGACGGACATTCCGCAGCTTATACAGACCGGGCAATATGAGGAATTGGCCAATCTAATCGAGCACCAAAGCACCTTGTGGCAGACGACGCCTTGGGTGCTGCTGATACTCCTGCAGAAGCTTTCCAAACAAAAACCAGAGCAAGTCTCTTTGCAGGAAATTCAGTTGTACACGGCTGTAGCTTCTGCTATAAACGTGGACGAAATGGATTCACAAAATGCGGTTGAGACCATGAACGAGCTACTGGACGAAAAGTACTTGTGGCCAGAGGACGAGGAAGACGATGAATTATGGTGGGAAGAAGAGGAGCCGCGGGGTTATGAGCAGGAAGCATTTTTCAGCTATTTTTCTTACAGTTATTTGCTGCTAAAAGACGCCATTCCCGTTTTCACTGCGATTATGGAAGAGAATGAGAAGCTCGCTCCCGCTATTCAAGAGCTGCTGCTTATGCTCCAGTCAGAAGGGGAACGTGCTGTCGAATAGGCATCGGTGTCTCCTATGATAGTCCGTACCCACCCACGTCTCCTTATGACGGGGCGGGTATTCCCAACTGCTGTACGTAATATCGATGGGCAACTTCTGCAATGCGATCCTGGTCTTCCCAGAAGCTCTGATCAAGCTTATCCAG
The window above is part of the Brevibacillus brevis NBRC 100599 genome. Proteins encoded here:
- the pfkB gene encoding 1-phosphofructokinase produces the protein MIYTVTLNPSIDYHLWITALSQGTIHQAQKEWKVAGGKGINVSKVLRVLGENSTALGFVGGFTGAFIQQQIEQADISHDLIQIGQDSRINLKIKAQTETDISGVSPDIPEEALQRLMQQIDSLQSGDYLVLAGSVPKSLPSDMYQTIMKRLRGKGVRIFLDAKGKALETGLSEEPFLIKPNHHELGELFGVTIATPAEAIDMARKSLQMGAQNVIVSMAGQGAVFVNRQAAYVAQIPQRKPVNSIGAGDSMVAGFLYGYRQGMDTEASFRFAVAAGSTTALSEDFCTHEKIKAFLPEITITAI
- a CDS encoding DeoR/GlpR family DNA-binding transcription regulator; the encoded protein is MLTPERHQLIVALVEEKDIVRIHELVEATGASESTIRRDLSELEEQRLLKRVHGGASVLQSKIEEPTILEKSVKHEREKLAIAKYAASLIKPHDSIFIDAGTTTYQMLPYLPYENIMVVTNGVDIALQLIKRNIRTILLGGELKAATLSMVGRDAITALSQYRFDKCFLGTNGIDQHHGLTTPDPDEAYVKQLALQFSDERFVLTDSDKFSRVTFAKVGDLQGITVITDDGLSEEEQQVYGRLSTLKVVKA
- a CDS encoding ABC transporter substrate-binding protein → MEKLPELNPDHIFIQVGNPAKGPDEESDKRFQELTNSTLWQQLKAVKNNHVYVVPHWIISDFPHIKEKSIALVLEKMKAE
- a CDS encoding malate:quinone oxidoreductase, which codes for MSSIQQKTDVILIGAGVMSATLGALLKELAPELEIKVFEKLAKAGEESSNEWNNAGTGHAALCELNYTSEKADGSIDISKAIKINEHFQLSRQFWAYLVKNNLIQNPQDFIMPIPHMSMVQGEKNVSFLKKRFEALANNPLFQGMEYSDDPEKLKEWIPLIMEGRATNEPIAATKIDSGTDVNFGALTRMLFDYLKTKDVAINYKHAVEDIKRTSDGMWKLKVYNMGTGNIEEHIAKFVFIGGGGGSLHLLQKTGIPESKHIGGFPVSGLFMVCKNQEVVEQHHAKVYGKAKVGAPPMSVPHLDTRYIDNKKSLLFGPFAGFSPKFLKTGSNLDLITSVKPNNVITMLAAGVKEMALTKYLIEQVMLSHEKRMEELREFIPNAKSEDWGIVVAGQRVQVIKDTPAGKGTLQFGTEVVSAADGSVAALLGASPGASTAVQVMLEVLEKCFPQRMAEWEPKIKEMIPSYGVSLMQNQELLHEIQRSTDEALGLSEKELAYS